CGGGAAAGAAGAGAAAAGCTGACAGCAACCAGCTTAGGCCTGGTTtaattcccaaaaattttcaaaccaaactatcatatcgaatcttgtggcacatacatagagtattaaatatagacgaaaaaactaattgcacaatttggttggaaatcgcgagacgaatgttttaagactaattagtccatgatcagccataagtgctacagtaactaacatgcgctaatgatggattaattaggcttaataaattcgtctcgtagtttccagacgagctatgtatttagttttttttattagtatccgaaaaccccttccgacatccccgaaacCTCCAAGGTGACATCAAAAAATTTTATTTCGCGAAAACACACCCCGCCTCAGCTCCATCGGAGTGGCTTGTGCGTGAGAGTGCATGCAAGGAAGCGTGTGCATGCGCTGCAGGCCCATCCCGGGCACTGCCGACTGTTCCCGCtggtggccggccggccggctggctGCTTCAATTCCCTCCGATCCCCGGCCATGCAGAATCCAGATCGCAACGCAGATTTGGGGCTGGCGCAGCATATGGGATACTCTCTGCTAACTAACTGCATTTCTAATTCACTGATACGACCGGTCGAGCAGATCTTTGGACCACCATGGCCACCATGCATGGAGCATGGAGCATGATCATCCGGCCCGGCTGCCGCCTAGCTCGCTCGTTTATTCTGCACTAATAAATGCACTTGCTGCTTCTTAATGCTCGATCGCTCATCATCACAGGACAGTAGGACATGCACTGTAAGCAAACAGTTTGGAGTGTCGCGTGCAGCAGCTCGATCGATCGCAGGAATTATTATATTGTTCATATCGTTTATTATGTTTGCAACAGCAGCTACCCAAGAAGATCGTAATCCTGTGAAATTCTCGGGCTCCATCGGTGCAGGCGTGCACCCGTGTTGTATGTGAAAGTCGCTTTCAGATTCTACCGCGATGAGTTTGTGAATTGTGACTTGCAGCTGCGGCGCATGCTGTACTGGACTGGATCAGCCCAAGGTAGAACCCCATCCAGATAAGGACTTCGTTTAGCCCAGTAGCCCAAACGCTGTACTGGCACTGGTCGGTGCAATTTCAAAAACAATCTCATGTAAAATATTCCTCGAGCCATAAGCATAACCATAATTTTGATTAAAAAAACATGTAAAATAAATTTTGAACCTTAACTTATCTCACAGTATGTTTTCATTTCTAAAAATCATTAACATCTCAGAGGTACGTTGAAAACAAACCTATTGATTCAAGTTTTTATTCAACTTGACTAACTAATTGTTGATTGATGATAAAATAAAGTTTATAAATTTGACGTTTCTCTCTTCTGAGATTTCTGCTGAACCTATGGCGGATTTGGGCCTAGGAAATCCTAGTCTGAGTTCCTTCCTTCCTCCGAGCAACAAGCTTCATCCGCCGGCCCACCAACCTACCAGCCCATTAAGCACAAGCCAGCCAGCGAAGGTGCTAGCGCCGTCGGAGGCGGCCTGCTTGTGCTTCGCCCTTCCCTGTTGCGGACTCGCCTGGTCGGTGGTTGCCGCCGGCGGCGCTGGCGAATCGAGGGGCGGGGCGGCGAATCGGCTCGGGGGGGTGGGCAATCGAGCACCGCCGTGCCTCGTGCCTTCGTTCGGCTGCCGCCTGTCGGCCGGCGTTGCCCAGGCGGACAGGCCACAACCGGCAGCGGGAGTCCGGCGGTCTGGGCTTCTGGCAGGAGCAACACAGCAGGTATTTGGCATTTGAGAAATCGAGTGCTATTTcgtatttttttcatttaaatCAATTGCAACACAGTAGTATGTAACCTGTGCATATGATTTACACGCGTAAATAGTGGACCTAAGCGGAGAAATTCACCAGCTCCGCCAACTGCGCAATGAATTTTCACCTTGCTGCAATATATTTGCAGTTACAGCATAGCATAGCATACCATCCTCTCTCTCTTTTGAATGAATCGGCGAAGGCAGGTGCCCATGTCATAAAATAGAGAAGGGGGTATCATTATATCACCCTGATCCACCAATAGTTTGTAGCCACAAATTGCAGTCCTGACAGAGAGACTTTCATACTGTTAAGGCATTGGAAAAGTGTTCTCTTGCTGAATCTCGGGGTCACAGAGGGTATTGACGATGTGCAGCCTTTCTTGTTTAACCTTGTTGCAGATCTAGTTACTTAAAGGTTTTCTGAGGCCTAACCCACGATTTCtgaagactaattagtacatcaGGTTGTGATGCATCTTTAGGTTCAGAATTAATTTGTTCTGCTGTCTTAGGGGAATTTGCCTTGTGTTGTGACTATATAGTTCAAGATAAGTTAGCAATTTTTTGGGTGATTATGCATCTCTTCTCTGGTTTTCACTACTAAAATTGCAGAACTAATTGAAGGAACCAAGTTTGAGATAAATATGCGTTTTACCTGAAGCTTCTGAGCTCTAGACTGGTCCTCCTATTTTTAGCTGAAGTGAGTTATATTAGCTTCTCTTCCTCTAATGGAGGTGCTAGCTAGTTTGCATTTTCCTTACATATGCTTAGATGCCTAGCTTCCATTTGATCTGACTCTGACATGAGCACACCTGCCTAAGTGGCAAGTCATCCTTGTCAATTATGTTGCCCAATCAGTAGGTTTCCCTTGTGACATGCTtaacttaaaaaaaaaacaaattgacATGTTATTGCTCAGTTACAGGTTAGGCAGGCCTTATAAGAATGAATCAGTTAGAATGAACGTGTTTAGTTTTAGTTCCTTCTGTCTTGTAATGTAAACCATAGTACTTCCTTGGATTCAATTGTAATTTTCTAATGGTTCCTCTGATCTTGtgttgaactatattttgttgtaATTTTCTTGTGTTGTTATTTCTTCTGATCTAGGCGGCGACTTCCATTGGACCTCAAGCCGCCATCTCGCTACATGAACTGATTGCGGCCTTGCAGGCACAGCACAAGAGCATGGTTGCGCCACCTCTCTGAGTGCCATCTGGTGCATaggcgcgcgcacacacacacaggcAGCCATGGCATCGcataagcttctcatgggccTCACAGCCAAGAGGCGGCTACAATCCCGCACTCAGCAACTATTCTGGGCCACCAGTCTCCCTGAAGCTACCACCTCTCGGTCCCTCATGGTGGCCGCTGCAATGGCGCGGCTATCGGGAAGGTCTCCAGCTGCTCTTCTCTTATCTTCAAGGACCATCTCATCGACGCAGCCCGTGACACAGTCCGCAGGAGATGTATCTGGCTCTGGCTCATCTGCAGTGGATCACAAGTTTGTTTCTCGACCTTGCAGTCTTAGCACGTTGATCCATTAATGCATTCTTGTGTAATTTGGATTGCTTTCAAGTATGAATGAGAGCAATGGAGAGGAACAGAGCATATGTGTAGGATGTTTGATAGAGCAATTTTTGTTGAGATTTAAGTCATTTGACATTCTCTACAaatcccaacttgcttgggactaagaATGTTTGTTGTTATATTTGTCCTCTCCACCTGTGTCAATCAGGTAACCCTAAATTAGGTACGCCGAACATTCTGTAATTTGCCAAATAGTGACAATGGACAATAGGTCGTTAGAAGAGACTACAGTTGCTTGAATCAACAAACTGAAATGTAGAAAGTTGGGCTAGCTACTGGTATTAGTTGATTGCAACAATGTATAGAATAAAATTTGATCTTCAGTATGTTTGACTGTTTTTTACTTTATAATTTGGTTATTTGAACTTCTGTTATTATATAATCTTTTGCTGCATGGGGTAGTTGGTGATTATGATTGTGTACATTGAACAGGTTGGCAATGCAAGAGGATGAGTTTCACAAATTAGCAGATGAGACGATTCATGATTTGCTTGAAAAACTTGAGGTAGTGAA
This DNA window, taken from Miscanthus floridulus cultivar M001 chromosome 13, ASM1932011v1, whole genome shotgun sequence, encodes the following:
- the LOC136501872 gene encoding frataxin, mitochondrial-like, coding for MASHKLLMGLTAKRRLQSRTQQLFWATSLPEATTSRSLMVAAAMARLSGRSPAALLLSSRTISSTQPVTQSAGDVSGSGSSAVDHKLAMQEDEFHKLADETIHDLLEKLEEYGDSIQMDGFDIEYGNQVLTLRLGDLGTYVINKQTPNKQIWLSSPVSGPSRFDWDATTNGWIYKRTGVNLVQLLEEEIGELCGTPVELS